A portion of the Kribbella jejuensis genome contains these proteins:
- a CDS encoding MarR family winged helix-turn-helix transcriptional regulator, which translates to MATERPDLAAMLAPLVRDLIAIELPILAAHHVSMWGYVVLNALDDTPVRTQAALAEAIGADKSRIIGTLDELQRVGLIERTPDPDDRRVRLLSITAQGRKVRRAVRKDIQAVELQTLDGLPAADRKMFLRLLQQLHASR; encoded by the coding sequence ATGGCAACCGAGCGACCCGACCTGGCGGCGATGCTGGCTCCGCTCGTCCGGGACCTGATCGCGATCGAGCTGCCGATCCTGGCCGCGCACCACGTCTCGATGTGGGGCTACGTCGTACTCAATGCGCTCGACGACACCCCCGTGCGGACGCAGGCCGCGCTCGCGGAGGCGATCGGCGCGGACAAGTCGCGGATCATCGGCACCCTGGACGAGCTGCAGCGGGTCGGGTTGATCGAGCGTACTCCGGATCCGGACGACCGTCGGGTCCGGCTGCTCTCGATCACGGCTCAAGGCCGGAAGGTACGTCGTGCCGTCCGCAAGGACATCCAGGCAGTCGAGCTGCAGACCCTCGACGGCCTGCCGGCAGCTGATCGGAAGATGTTTCTCCGCCTGCTGCAGCAGTTGCACGCTTCACGCTGA